The Brasilonema sennae CENA114 genome includes a region encoding these proteins:
- a CDS encoding histone deacetylase family protein, with translation MLPVIYSDEFLDHKTGSFHPEKPERLSAIATALKQAAFAQHIEWRLPTLPEKRSIISVLEQAHTRRYIKKVQEIAVAGGGYLDGDTPVSGRSYDVALLAVSAWLDGVDVVLETGEPAFVLARPPGHHAESDQGMGFCLFSNAAIAALYALEQPGINRVAILDWDVHHGNGTQAIVEKNSQIAYCSLHQYPCYPGTGHHTERGFHKNVLNLPIPPSSDIKIYQPIFEKKVVPFLSSFQPDLLIVSAGYDANADDPLASINLQPQDYGLFTDYCLGITRKILFGLEGGYDFDALSKSVVATIERCIA, from the coding sequence ATGCTGCCAGTCATTTATTCCGACGAGTTTCTGGATCACAAGACTGGATCTTTCCATCCAGAGAAACCAGAACGTCTGAGTGCGATCGCCACCGCCTTAAAACAAGCTGCGTTTGCACAACATATTGAATGGCGCTTGCCCACTCTACCAGAAAAGCGCTCTATCATATCTGTGTTGGAACAAGCACACACCCGGCGCTACATCAAGAAAGTTCAAGAAATTGCTGTTGCAGGCGGTGGTTATTTGGATGGAGATACACCTGTTTCTGGACGCAGTTATGATGTTGCTTTGTTGGCAGTGAGTGCCTGGTTGGATGGAGTTGATGTTGTATTGGAAACTGGCGAACCAGCTTTTGTGTTGGCGCGTCCACCAGGACACCACGCGGAAAGTGATCAGGGGATGGGGTTTTGCTTGTTTTCCAATGCGGCGATCGCTGCTCTTTATGCCCTAGAACAACCAGGAATTAACCGTGTTGCCATCCTTGACTGGGATGTGCATCACGGTAATGGTACCCAGGCAATAGTAGAAAAAAACTCACAAATTGCCTACTGTTCTCTTCATCAGTACCCTTGCTATCCAGGGACAGGACATCATACAGAGCGTGGTTTTCATAAGAATGTGTTGAATTTGCCAATTCCTCCTAGCAGCGACATCAAAATATACCAACCTATTTTTGAAAAAAAAGTAGTACCCTTTTTATCCAGTTTTCAGCCGGATTTATTGATTGTGAGTGCGGGTTACGACGCCAACGCCGATGATCCATTGGCTAGTATTAATTTGCAACCGCAAGATTATGGTTTATTCACAGATTATTGCCTGGGAATAACTCGTAAAATTCTGTTCGGCTTGGAAGGTGGTTATGATTTTGACGCACTTTCTAAGTCAGTTGTCGCAACAATTGAGCGCTGCATCGCGTGA
- a CDS encoding plasmid partition protein ParG translates to MHISIADDIKKRFHAAYAIRGLKISQVITELVEQWLKANEVTSLSDAKA, encoded by the coding sequence ATGCACATTAGTATCGCTGACGACATCAAAAAACGGTTTCACGCAGCCTATGCTATCCGTGGGCTGAAGATAAGCCAAGTGATAACTGAACTAGTTGAACAGTGGTTAAAAGCGAACGAAGTTACTTCATTGAGTGATGCCAAAGCCTGA
- a CDS encoding tetratricopeptide repeat protein translates to MKKILILSANPINTNNLRLDEEVREIQAAWERALNREKFELINKGAVRIDELRRTLLDHKPQIVHFSGHGTGTDGLVLENNSGEAQIVSTESLSRFFELSKEQVECVLLNACYSETQAEAIFQHIDCVIGMGQSIPDNSAILFSKGFYDAIFGGRNYADAFKCGCNNIDLNNISEFNTPTIKIRHRDFIPEDSFTTQPYTPLFFIGTVVFGLIISLLGLFQLVHNNDSGLITHILLGFGLITFWLCCAYIYYPSSRIAGFNINFFRRFKQYKKLRRLALAGMVIIPLLGITGFYILELPTKNIIVLLADYNQAIKLDPNYAQAYYSRGVFYFSKKDYDRAIADFNKAIQLDPHYAQAYNNRGIYYANQKDYDRAIADFNKAIKLDPNYTQAYNNRGNSYAHQQDYDRAIADFNKAIKLDPHYTQAYNNRGIYYANQQDYDRAIADYNQAIKLEPNDAQAYYNRGNSYFEQKGYDRAIADYNQAIKLDPNYAQTYYSRGTSYAYKKDYDRAIADYNQAIKLDQNYAQAYYNRGYSYFYKKDYDRAIADYNQAIKLDPNDAAAYDSRCELYRIKKDYARAIANCNQAIKLDSNLTDAYYNRGLVYKNKGKKDKAIQDLKKILQLNNDVELNEKAKQELKELNTK, encoded by the coding sequence ATGAAGAAGATTTTAATTTTATCAGCTAATCCTATAAATACAAATAACTTGCGCTTGGATGAAGAAGTACGAGAAATTCAAGCAGCGTGGGAACGCGCCCTCAATAGAGAAAAATTTGAATTGATTAATAAAGGTGCAGTTCGTATTGATGAGTTGCGTCGTACATTGTTAGATCATAAACCACAAATAGTACATTTTTCCGGTCACGGTACCGGGACAGATGGCTTAGTTCTGGAAAATAACTCAGGTGAGGCGCAGATAGTAAGTACGGAATCACTCTCACGTTTTTTTGAGTTATCAAAAGAGCAAGTAGAGTGTGTTTTACTAAACGCTTGCTATTCCGAGACTCAAGCTGAAGCAATTTTTCAACATATTGATTGTGTCATTGGTATGGGACAATCTATTCCAGACAATTCAGCTATCCTTTTTTCCAAAGGATTTTATGATGCTATTTTTGGTGGCAGAAACTACGCAGATGCTTTTAAATGTGGTTGTAATAATATAGATTTAAATAATATTTCGGAATTTAATACTCCCACAATAAAAATTAGACATAGAGATTTTATTCCGGAAGACTCATTCACAACTCAACCATATACACCGTTGTTCTTTATTGGCACGGTAGTATTTGGTTTGATAATTAGTTTACTAGGACTTTTCCAGTTAGTACATAACAACGATTCTGGATTAATAACTCATATTTTACTAGGTTTTGGTCTGATTACTTTTTGGCTCTGTTGTGCATACATCTACTATCCGTCAAGTCGAATTGCTGGTTTTAATATCAATTTCTTTAGAAGATTCAAACAATACAAGAAATTACGGCGTTTGGCTCTAGCAGGGATGGTGATTATACCTCTTTTGGGTATAACTGGATTTTATATATTGGAACTTCCTACAAAAAACATTATTGTTCTTCTAGCTGATTATAATCAAGCAATTAAACTTGACCCTAACTATGCCCAAGCTTACTACAGCCGAGGAGTTTTTTACTTTTCTAAAAAAGACTATGACCGCGCCATAGCTGATTTTAACAAAGCAATTCAGCTTGACCCTCACTATGCCCAAGCTTACAACAACAGAGGAATTTATTACGCCAATCAAAAAGACTATGACCGCGCTATAGCTGATTTTAACAAAGCTATTAAACTTGACCCAAACTATACCCAAGCTTACAACAACAGAGGTAATTCTTACGCACATCAACAAGACTATGATCGCGCTATAGCTGATTTTAACAAAGCAATTAAACTTGACCCTCACTATACCCAAGCTTACAACAACAGAGGAATTTATTACGCCAATCAACAAGACTATGATCGCGCTATAGCTGATTATAACCAAGCAATTAAGCTTGAGCCGAACGATGCCCAAGCTTACTACAATCGAGGAAATTCTTACTTCGAGCAAAAAGGCTATGACCGCGCGATAGCTGATTATAACCAAGCGATTAAACTTGACCCAAACTATGCTCAAACTTACTACAGCCGAGGAACTTCTTACGCCTATAAAAAAGACTATGACCGCGCTATAGCTGATTATAACCAAGCGATTAAACTTGATCAGAATTATGCCCAAGCTTACTACAATCGAGGATATTCTTACTTCTATAAAAAGGACTATGACCGTGCTATAGCTGATTATAACCAAGCAATTAAACTTGACCCGAATGATGCCGCAGCTTATGATAGCCGATGTGAGCTATACCGTATTAAGAAAGACTATGCTCGTGCTATAGCAAATTGTAACCAAGCTATTAAACTTGACTCTAACTTAACCGATGCTTACTACAACCGAGGGTTAGTTTATAAGAATAAGGGCAAGAAAGATAAAGCTATACAAGACTTGAAAAAAATCTTGCAATTAAATAATGATGTTGAATTGAACGAAAAAGCAAAACAAGAACTTAAAGAACTAAACACAAAATAA